From the Salarias fasciatus chromosome 16, fSalaFa1.1, whole genome shotgun sequence genome, one window contains:
- the gtf2e1 gene encoding general transcription factor IIE subunit 1: MIEPELLTEVPAALKRLAKQVVRGFYGIEHALALDVLIRNPCVREEDMLELLKFDRKQLRSVLNTLKADKFVKCRMRVETAPDGKTTRHNYYFINYRVLVNVVKYKLDHMRRRIETDERDSTNRASFRCPCCFSTFTDLEANQLFDPMTGTFRCTFCQTEVEEDASVCPDARTLVARFNEQIEPIYVLLRETEDVNLCHDLLEPEPTEIPALKQSRDRAAASAGNAASGPHREAWSNKGSAYADLYTQNVVINMEEQDAQQKQASEGKAPKERPVWLTQSTVQGAYSEPDVLKSGGDLPGAQDGAAAHGIGQTDENEEVMRALLIHEKRAVAGAGGGGASAAARGLASANASDSESDTSESDDDSPSAPPPAAAAPLRANEEEEDDDDDEFEEVGDEPMVMVGGRPFSYREVSQRPELVEQMSAQEKEAYIEMGQNLFQDMYY; the protein is encoded by the exons GGCCAAGCAGGTCGTGAGGGGTTTTTACGGTATCGAGCATGCCCTGGCCCTGGATGTGCTGATCCGCAACCCGTGTGTGCGTGAGGAGGACATGCTTGAGCTCCTGAAGTTCGACCGTAAACAGCTGCGTTCGGTGCTCAACACCCTGAAAGCAGACAAGTTTGTCAAGTGTCGTATGAGAGTGGAGACGGCTCCAGATGGCAAGACGACGCGGCACAACTACTATTTCATCAACTACAG GGTACTGGTTAATGTGGTCAAGTACAAACTGGATCACATGAGGCGACGCATCGAGACGGATGAGCGGGACTCCACCAACCGTGCTTCCTTCCGCTGCCCCTGCTGCTTCTCCACATTCACCGACCTCGAGGCCAACCAGCTCTTTGACCCAATGACGG GTACATTTCGCTGTACCTTCTGCCAGACAGAGGTAGAGGAGGACGCGTCCGTTTGTCCTGATGCCAGGACCCTGGTGGCACGCTTCAATGAGCAGATCGAGCCCATCTATGTGCTGCTGCGCGAGACCGAAGATGTTAATTTGTGTCACGACCTGTTGGAGCCAGAACCCACCGAGATCCCCGCTCTCAAACAGAG CCGCGACCGCGCGGCAGCGTCTGCAGGGAACGCGGCCAGTGGTCCACACCGTGAAGCCTGGTCTAACAAAGGGTCGGCCTACGCTGACCTGTACACGCAGAACGTGGTCATCAACATGGAGGAACAGGATGCGCAGCAGAAGCAGGCCAGTGAGGGCAAGGCGCCCAAGGAGAGGCCCGTCTGGCTGACTCAGAGCACCGTGCAGGGGGCCTATAGCGAGCCCGACGTCCTCAAGAGCG GTGGAGATCTCCCTGGAGCTCAagacggagctgctgctcatGGCATCGGTCAGACGGATGAGAACGAGGAGGTGATGCGCGCCCTGCTCATCCATGAGAAGAGGGCCGTAGCCGGAGCAGGCGGGGGCGGAGCAAGCGCCGCGGCAAGAGGCCTGGCCTCCGCCAACGCCAGCGACTCGGAGAGCGACACCAGCGAATCGGACGACGACTCCCCCTCGGCTccgccccccgccgccgcggctCCACTCCGAGccaacgaggaggaggaggacgacgacgacgacgagtTTGAGGAGGTCGGGGACGAGCCGATGGTGATGGTCGGAGGCCGGCCGTTCTCGTACAGGGAGGTCAGCCAGAGACCGGAGCTCGTGGAGCAGATGTCCGCACAAGAGAAAGAGGCCTACATCGAAATGGGACAAAAC